A genomic stretch from Halorhodospira halophila SL1 includes:
- a CDS encoding sodium-dependent transporter, translating into MKDLRQSIHGEWGSRWAFILAATGSAVGLGNIWRFPYVVGEYGGGAFILIYLACILAIGIPVMMAEILIGRRGRQSPINTMRALPAEFGAGRWWQILGWLGVIAGFLVLSFYSVVAGWSLAYVPYTAAGTFTGTETSQVEAIFNDLLASPWQMLFWHTVFMGATAFIVLRGVQNGLERAVRLLMPILFLLLLVMVGYGMGAGAFVEAMDFMFSPDFSAIGGDAVLVAMGQAFFTLSLGLGAIMAYGSYLSKRSSIPGNSGLIAGADTVIALLAGLAIFPIVLAAGLDPDSGPGLVFVTLSYGFGQMPLGALFGTLFFLLLSFAALTSAISIMEPATAYLVETRGWKRPKAAAAVAAAAWLVGIGSLLAFNVWAGFTIAGLNFQELAEYLSTSVMLPLGGLLMALFAGWVLPRSVTTEELALPDWVYRGWLVLVRFVVPAAILVVFANSLGLLG; encoded by the coding sequence ATGAAGGATTTGCGGCAGTCGATCCACGGAGAGTGGGGATCGCGATGGGCCTTCATCCTGGCGGCGACGGGGTCCGCCGTGGGCCTGGGCAACATCTGGCGCTTCCCCTACGTCGTCGGTGAGTACGGCGGGGGCGCCTTCATCCTGATCTACCTGGCTTGCATCCTCGCCATCGGCATTCCGGTGATGATGGCCGAGATCCTCATCGGCCGCCGCGGCCGCCAGAGCCCGATCAACACCATGCGGGCGCTGCCCGCCGAGTTCGGCGCCGGGCGCTGGTGGCAGATCCTCGGCTGGCTGGGGGTGATCGCCGGCTTCCTGGTGCTCTCGTTCTACTCGGTGGTGGCCGGCTGGTCGCTGGCCTACGTCCCGTACACCGCCGCCGGCACCTTCACCGGCACGGAGACCAGCCAGGTCGAGGCGATCTTCAACGACCTGCTGGCCAGCCCGTGGCAGATGCTCTTCTGGCATACCGTGTTCATGGGGGCCACCGCCTTCATCGTCCTGCGCGGGGTGCAGAACGGGCTGGAGCGCGCCGTGCGCCTGCTCATGCCGATCCTCTTCCTGCTCCTGCTGGTGATGGTCGGCTACGGCATGGGTGCCGGGGCGTTCGTCGAGGCGATGGACTTCATGTTCTCGCCGGACTTCAGCGCCATCGGCGGCGATGCAGTGCTGGTCGCCATGGGCCAGGCCTTCTTCACCCTGAGCCTGGGTCTGGGGGCAATCATGGCCTACGGCTCGTACCTGTCGAAGCGCTCCTCGATCCCCGGCAACAGCGGACTGATCGCCGGCGCCGACACGGTCATCGCCCTGCTCGCTGGCCTGGCCATCTTCCCCATCGTGCTGGCCGCCGGGCTCGATCCGGACAGCGGGCCAGGGCTGGTCTTCGTGACCCTCTCCTACGGCTTCGGGCAGATGCCGCTGGGGGCACTGTTCGGCACGCTGTTCTTCCTGCTGCTCTCCTTCGCGGCGCTGACCTCGGCGATCTCCATCATGGAGCCGGCCACCGCTTACCTGGTGGAGACCCGCGGCTGGAAGCGGCCCAAGGCGGCCGCGGCCGTCGCCGCCGCGGCGTGGCTGGTGGGCATCGGCTCGCTGCTGGCCTTCAACGTGTGGGCCGGCTTCACCATCGCCGGGCTGAACTTCCAGGAGCTGGCCGAGTACCTCTCCACCAGCGTCATGCTACCCCTAGGCGGCCTGCTGATGGCCCTGTTTGCCGGCTGGGTGCTGCCGCGCAGCGTGACCACCGAGGAGCTGGCGCTGCCCGATTGGGTCTACCGGGGCTGGCTGGTGCTGGTGCGCTTCGTCGTGCCGGCGGCCATCCTGGTGGTCTTCGCCAACAGCCTCGGGCTGCTCGGCTGA
- a CDS encoding gamma carbonic anhydrase family protein → MIREFGGIRPQLGPGAWVDATALVIGDVSLHEEVSVWPTAVLRGDVHRIEVGARTNIQDGAVVHVAHDGPYSPGGFPALIGAEVTVGHKAVIHACRVGDHCLVGIGSVILDGAVVGPESIIGAGALVPPGKELEGGYLYLGNPAKPVRELTDQEREHLRYSANHYVGLKERHRGSA, encoded by the coding sequence ATGATCCGCGAATTCGGAGGCATTCGCCCGCAGTTGGGGCCCGGCGCCTGGGTCGACGCCACGGCCCTGGTCATCGGCGATGTGAGCCTGCACGAGGAGGTCTCGGTCTGGCCTACCGCCGTGCTGCGGGGGGACGTTCACCGCATCGAGGTCGGGGCACGGACCAATATCCAGGACGGCGCGGTGGTCCACGTCGCCCACGACGGCCCCTATAGCCCGGGGGGGTTCCCGGCGCTGATCGGCGCCGAGGTCACCGTCGGCCACAAGGCCGTGATCCACGCCTGTCGGGTCGGGGACCACTGCCTGGTGGGGATCGGTTCGGTGATCCTCGACGGCGCCGTGGTCGGCCCAGAGAGCATCATTGGCGCCGGCGCCCTAGTGCCGCCGGGCAAGGAGCTGGAGGGCGGCTACCTCTACCTGGGCAACCCCGCCAAGCCGGTGCGCGAGCTTACTGATCAGGAGCGCGAGCACCTGCGCTACTCCGCCAACCACTACGTGGGCCTGAAAGAGCGACACCGCGGCAGCGCCTAG
- the gorA gene encoding glutathione-disulfide reductase: MTDEYDLIVIGGGSGGMATARRAAAHGARVAMVERDRLGGTCVNVGCVPKKVMWYASETAAALERAADFGFSLEQAPEFDWGGLCRARDAYVERLNGIYASNVERAGIDLYRGTGELRDAHTVAVDGQPLRGRYILLAPGGRPSRPDIPGADYGIDSDGFFQLHEQPRRAVVVGAGYIAVELAGVLHHLGTETTLTVRRDGPLRGFDPLLRESLAESLEVDGFDLRTHFVPAACERQADGRLTLLAEDGQRIEDVDTVIWAIGRDAATADLGLERAGITPRADGTIPVDDYQRTEVDSVLAVGDVTGNDFPLTPVAIAAGRRLADRLFAGQSDSRLAYRDIPSVVFTHPPLGTVGMTEPEAEAAYGADQVTCYQTRFFPMNYALAPQAVKRRTAMKLVTVGAEERVVGVHIFGEAADEMLQGFAVAVRMGATKADFDNTVAIHPTSAEELVTL; encoded by the coding sequence ATGACGGACGAGTACGATCTGATCGTCATCGGTGGCGGTAGCGGCGGCATGGCGACGGCACGACGCGCCGCGGCCCACGGTGCTCGCGTGGCCATGGTCGAGCGCGATCGCCTGGGGGGCACCTGCGTCAACGTCGGCTGCGTGCCCAAGAAGGTGATGTGGTACGCCAGCGAGACGGCGGCGGCGCTGGAGCGCGCTGCCGACTTCGGCTTCAGCCTCGAGCAGGCTCCGGAGTTCGACTGGGGGGGGCTGTGCCGGGCCCGGGACGCCTACGTCGAGCGGCTCAACGGCATCTACGCCAGCAACGTCGAGCGCGCCGGCATCGATCTCTACCGGGGCACCGGAGAGCTCCGTGACGCCCATACCGTGGCGGTGGATGGCCAGCCCCTGCGCGGCCGCTATATACTCCTCGCCCCGGGCGGGCGGCCGAGCCGGCCGGACATCCCCGGCGCCGATTACGGCATCGACTCCGACGGCTTCTTCCAGCTCCACGAGCAGCCGCGTCGGGCCGTGGTGGTGGGGGCCGGTTACATCGCCGTGGAACTGGCCGGCGTGCTCCACCACCTGGGCACCGAGACCACCCTGACCGTGCGCCGGGACGGTCCCCTGCGTGGCTTCGATCCGCTGCTACGGGAGTCGCTGGCCGAGAGCCTGGAAGTGGACGGGTTCGACCTGCGCACCCACTTCGTCCCCGCCGCCTGCGAGCGCCAGGCCGATGGGCGGCTCACGCTGCTGGCCGAAGACGGTCAACGGATCGAGGACGTGGATACCGTCATCTGGGCCATCGGCCGGGATGCCGCCACCGCGGACCTGGGTCTTGAGCGGGCCGGCATCACCCCGCGGGCGGATGGCACCATTCCGGTGGACGACTACCAGCGCACCGAGGTCGACTCGGTGCTCGCCGTGGGGGACGTCACCGGCAACGACTTCCCGCTGACCCCCGTGGCCATCGCCGCCGGACGCCGGCTGGCCGACCGGCTCTTCGCCGGCCAGAGCGACAGCCGGCTGGCGTACCGGGACATCCCCTCCGTGGTCTTCACCCACCCGCCGCTGGGCACCGTGGGCATGACCGAGCCGGAGGCCGAGGCCGCCTACGGCGCCGATCAGGTCACCTGCTATCAGACGCGGTTCTTCCCCATGAACTACGCCCTGGCCCCGCAGGCGGTGAAGCGGCGCACGGCCATGAAGCTGGTGACCGTGGGTGCCGAGGAGCGGGTGGTCGGCGTGCACATCTTCGGCGAGGCCGCCGACGAGATGCTCCAGGGTTTCGCCGTGGCGGTGCGCATGGGGGCCACCAAGGCCGATTTCGACAACACAGTGGCCATCCACCCCACCAGCGCCGAAGAACTGGTCACCCTGTGA
- a CDS encoding M3 family metallopeptidase: MSENPLLSDHLLPPFSSIQAEHVEPAVDSLIETSRQALETALAAGPPYTWDNLMRPLEDADDRLARAWAPISHLHAVADSPALRQAYNAALPALSAHYAEQAQDPRLFQAVQDLAERAAALGLDAAQRKVITDTLRDLELAGVGLEEPARSRFRANAQRLAELGARFQENVLDATQAWHLDVDEAALAGLPDSARSMARQAAAEAGAGGYRLTLQMPSVLAVLQHAEDRELRREVYTAHATRASDAGPHAGQYDNTPVMEEILRLRAEQAELLGYRSYADQALARRMADSPEEVHGFLTDLAERARPRAQAEFDELQRFAFERDGIDHLEVWDVAYYSERLREERFQLSDETLRPYFPAEHVVEGLFTIAERLFGARFRLRNDVDTWHPDVRYYELLDTDGSPRGGLYADLYARTGKRSGAWMGECCSRRQREHDIQPPVAFLTCNFTPTAEGEPALLTHDEVVTLFHEFGHTLHHLLTRQDWRPVAGIHGVEWDAVELPSQLLENWCWEREGLDLMAAHYQTGEPLPRELFERLRASRDFQVGLHMLRQLEFSLFDLELHQRKDAPEAASILSTLEDVRRRVAVVHPPAWQRFPHSFAHIFAGGYAAGYYSYKWAEVLSADAFERFREEGLLERSVGQSLAENILEMGGAAPARELFQGFRGRSPSIEPLLRQSGLSEDPPTRG, translated from the coding sequence ATGTCGGAAAACCCGCTGCTTAGCGATCACCTGCTACCGCCGTTTTCGAGCATCCAGGCCGAGCACGTCGAGCCGGCCGTCGACTCTCTGATCGAGACCAGTCGCCAGGCCCTCGAGACGGCCCTGGCCGCCGGCCCACCCTACACCTGGGACAACCTGATGCGGCCCCTTGAGGACGCCGACGACCGGCTGGCCCGGGCCTGGGCACCGATCTCGCACCTGCACGCCGTGGCGGATTCGCCGGCCCTGCGTCAGGCCTACAACGCGGCACTGCCGGCGCTTAGCGCGCACTACGCCGAACAGGCCCAGGACCCACGCCTCTTCCAGGCGGTGCAGGACCTGGCCGAGCGGGCCGCCGCCCTCGGGCTCGACGCCGCGCAGCGCAAGGTGATCACCGACACCCTGCGCGATCTCGAACTCGCCGGAGTGGGGCTGGAGGAGCCGGCCCGCAGCCGCTTCCGGGCCAATGCCCAGCGTCTGGCCGAACTGGGCGCCCGATTCCAGGAAAACGTGCTCGATGCCACCCAGGCGTGGCACCTGGATGTCGACGAAGCAGCACTTGCCGGGCTACCCGATTCGGCCCGCTCCATGGCGCGCCAGGCCGCGGCCGAGGCCGGCGCCGGGGGTTACCGGCTGACCCTGCAGATGCCCAGCGTGCTGGCGGTGCTGCAGCACGCCGAGGATCGCGAGCTGCGCCGCGAGGTCTACACCGCCCACGCCACTCGCGCCTCGGACGCCGGCCCCCACGCCGGGCAGTACGACAACACCCCGGTCATGGAGGAGATCCTGCGCCTGCGCGCGGAGCAGGCCGAGCTGCTCGGCTACCGGAGTTACGCCGATCAGGCGCTGGCACGGCGCATGGCCGACTCCCCGGAGGAGGTGCACGGCTTCCTCACCGATCTGGCCGAGCGGGCCCGTCCCCGCGCACAGGCCGAGTTCGACGAGCTGCAGCGCTTCGCGTTCGAGCGTGACGGCATCGACCATCTGGAGGTCTGGGACGTCGCCTACTACAGCGAGCGGCTGCGCGAGGAGCGCTTCCAGCTCTCCGACGAGACGCTGCGACCGTACTTCCCGGCCGAACACGTGGTCGAGGGGCTGTTCACCATCGCCGAGCGACTGTTCGGGGCCCGGTTCCGCCTGCGCAACGACGTCGACACCTGGCACCCGGACGTGCGCTACTACGAGCTGCTGGACACCGACGGCAGCCCGCGCGGCGGCCTCTACGCCGATCTCTACGCGCGCACCGGCAAACGCAGCGGCGCCTGGATGGGCGAGTGTTGCAGTCGCCGCCAGCGCGAGCACGACATCCAGCCGCCGGTGGCCTTCCTCACCTGCAACTTTACGCCCACCGCCGAGGGCGAGCCCGCCCTGCTCACTCACGACGAGGTGGTCACCCTCTTCCATGAGTTCGGCCACACCCTGCACCACCTGCTCACCCGGCAGGACTGGCGTCCGGTGGCGGGCATCCATGGGGTGGAGTGGGACGCCGTCGAGTTACCCAGCCAGCTGCTCGAGAACTGGTGCTGGGAGCGCGAGGGGCTGGACCTGATGGCCGCCCACTACCAGACCGGCGAGCCGCTCCCCCGGGAGCTGTTTGAGCGGCTACGGGCGTCCCGCGACTTCCAGGTTGGCCTGCACATGCTCCGCCAGCTGGAGTTCTCGCTGTTCGATCTGGAACTCCACCAGCGCAAAGACGCGCCGGAGGCGGCCAGCATCCTGAGCACCCTCGAGGATGTCCGCCGCCGCGTGGCGGTGGTCCATCCGCCGGCCTGGCAGCGCTTCCCGCACAGCTTCGCGCACATCTTCGCCGGCGGCTACGCCGCGGGCTACTACAGCTACAAGTGGGCGGAGGTGCTCTCGGCCGACGCCTTCGAGCGGTTCCGCGAGGAGGGCCTGCTGGAGCGCAGCGTGGGCCAGTCGCTGGCCGAGAACATCCTGGAGATGGGCGGCGCCGCCCCGGCACGGGAGCTGTTCCAGGGGTTCCGCGGCCGTTCGCCGAGCATCGAGCCGCTGCTGCGCCAGAGCGGGCTCAGCGAAGATCCCCCGACGCGCGGCTAG
- the trmB gene encoding tRNA (guanosine(46)-N7)-methyltransferase TrmB, which produces MSQPRQTRTFVRREGRLTQGQQRALEGLWPQFGVDVPERGVIDLDGLFGRAAPRVLDIGFGDGEALVEMAAADPERDYLGVEVHRPGVGHCLLCAEQAGLDNLRVATVDAVELVRHHLPGPSLETVQIFFPDPWPKKRHHKRRIIQPAFLDLLAERLVPGGALHLATDWADYAEWMLDTLEADARFENTCGPRAFVPPPPPRPQTKFERRGLRKGHQVHDLIYRLRPDTAG; this is translated from the coding sequence GTGAGCCAGCCGCGACAGACCCGCACATTCGTCCGCCGCGAGGGGCGCCTGACCCAGGGCCAGCAGCGGGCCCTGGAGGGGCTCTGGCCGCAATTCGGGGTCGATGTCCCCGAGCGCGGGGTGATCGACCTCGACGGCCTGTTCGGTCGTGCCGCGCCGCGGGTGCTGGATATCGGCTTTGGCGACGGCGAGGCCCTGGTGGAGATGGCTGCCGCCGACCCGGAGCGCGATTACCTGGGGGTCGAGGTCCACCGGCCGGGGGTGGGGCACTGCCTGCTCTGCGCCGAGCAGGCCGGGCTCGACAACCTCCGCGTGGCGACGGTGGATGCCGTCGAGCTGGTGCGCCACCACCTGCCCGGGCCCAGCCTGGAGACCGTGCAGATCTTCTTTCCGGATCCCTGGCCGAAGAAGCGCCACCACAAGCGGCGGATCATCCAGCCCGCCTTCCTCGACCTCCTCGCCGAGCGATTGGTGCCCGGGGGGGCGCTGCACCTGGCCACCGACTGGGCGGACTACGCCGAGTGGATGCTCGACACGCTGGAGGCCGACGCGCGCTTCGAGAACACCTGTGGTCCGCGCGCCTTCGTGCCGCCTCCGCCGCCGCGCCCGCAGACCAAGTTCGAGCGCCGCGGCCTGCGCAAGGGGCACCAGGTCCACGATCTGATCTACCGTCTGCGGCCGGACACCGCCGGCTAG
- a CDS encoding thiazole synthase, translating to MADRDPLVIAGREYHSRLLVGTGKYRDMEQTRAAIEASGAEIVTIALRRSNIGQNPDEPNLLDAVPPDRYTILPNTAGCYTVKDAVRTCRLGRELLDGHNLVKLEVIGDERTLYPDVPGTLEAAEQLVAEGFEVMAYTSDDPITAKRLEEIGCVAVMPLAAPIGSGLGIQNRYNILEIVDRLEVPVLVDAGVGTASDVAVAMELGCDAVLLNTAIAGARDPVLMASAMRKGVEAGREAYRAGRIPKKRYAAASSPEEGTFFE from the coding sequence ATGGCGGATCGCGATCCCCTGGTCATCGCCGGGCGTGAGTACCACTCGCGTCTGCTGGTCGGTACCGGCAAGTACCGTGATATGGAGCAGACCCGCGCGGCCATCGAGGCGAGCGGTGCAGAGATCGTCACCATCGCCCTGCGTCGCAGCAACATCGGCCAGAATCCCGACGAGCCGAACCTGCTCGACGCCGTACCGCCGGATCGCTACACCATCCTGCCCAATACCGCCGGCTGCTATACGGTCAAGGATGCGGTGCGCACCTGCCGGTTGGGCCGCGAGCTGCTTGACGGCCACAACCTGGTCAAGCTCGAGGTCATCGGCGACGAGCGCACCCTCTACCCGGATGTGCCCGGGACCCTGGAGGCCGCCGAGCAGCTGGTGGCCGAGGGCTTCGAGGTCATGGCCTATACCAGCGACGACCCCATCACCGCCAAACGGCTCGAAGAGATCGGCTGCGTGGCCGTGATGCCGCTGGCCGCCCCCATCGGTTCGGGGCTCGGGATCCAGAACCGCTACAACATCCTGGAGATCGTCGACCGCCTGGAGGTCCCGGTCCTGGTGGACGCCGGGGTGGGGACCGCCTCCGACGTGGCCGTGGCCATGGAGCTCGGCTGTGACGCCGTGTTGCTCAATACGGCCATCGCCGGTGCGCGGGATCCGGTGCTCATGGCCTCGGCCATGCGCAAGGGCGTCGAGGCCGGGCGCGAGGCGTACCGTGCCGGTCGCATCCCCAAGAAGCGCTACGCCGCGGCGTCGTCGCCCGAGGAAGGGACCTTCTTCGAGTGA
- the thiS gene encoding sulfur carrier protein ThiS, translating into MQVQVNGEGMTLPAGASCADVLQRLGVSEEQRLAVEVNETIVPRSQLGDHQLADGDRVEVIQAIGGG; encoded by the coding sequence ATACAGGTTCAGGTCAACGGCGAGGGCATGACCCTGCCGGCCGGGGCGAGCTGTGCCGACGTCCTGCAGCGGCTCGGTGTCAGCGAAGAGCAGCGCCTGGCGGTGGAGGTCAACGAGACCATCGTCCCCCGCAGTCAGCTCGGCGACCACCAACTGGCCGATGGCGATCGCGTGGAGGTCATCCAGGCCATCGGCGGCGGCTGA
- a CDS encoding RrF2 family transcriptional regulator has translation MRLTRHSDYALRVLLFLGAAQGELVTIGAIAERFEISRNHLMKVVNRLAAHGFVETVRGKRGGIRLAQPPETIPLGELLRRTEEDFTLVECFREEDQRCRIEGTCAVRAVLDEALHAFLAVLDRYTLADLLHNRGALAVDLNLIDRRAAETG, from the coding sequence ATGCGTCTAACCCGCCACAGCGACTACGCCCTGCGGGTCCTGCTCTTCCTGGGGGCTGCACAGGGCGAGCTGGTCACCATCGGGGCCATTGCCGAGCGCTTCGAGATCTCGCGCAACCACCTGATGAAGGTGGTCAACCGCCTGGCCGCCCACGGCTTCGTGGAGACCGTGCGCGGCAAGCGCGGGGGGATTCGGCTGGCCCAGCCGCCGGAGACGATCCCACTGGGCGAACTGCTCCGGCGCACCGAGGAAGACTTCACCCTGGTGGAGTGTTTCCGGGAGGAGGACCAGCGCTGTCGGATCGAGGGCACCTGCGCCGTCCGTGCCGTCCTGGACGAGGCCCTGCACGCCTTCCTGGCGGTACTCGATCGCTACACGCTGGCCGATCTGCTGCACAACCGCGGCGCCCTGGCCGTGGACCTCAATCTGATCGACCGGCGCGCGGCGGAGACCGGCTGA
- a CDS encoding SirB2 family protein: protein MHQVLLSTHVLAAVASLGLFIARGILMFRGSAALDHKVLRVAPRVADTVLLLTAVVLMVMIAQYPFVDGWLTVKLLGLIAYIALGVVALGRSRPRPIRMAAFVGGIVVIGYLYLYSVTREPLLIVGLG from the coding sequence ATGCACCAGGTGCTGCTGTCGACGCACGTGCTGGCCGCCGTGGCCAGTCTCGGTCTGTTCATCGCCCGGGGGATCCTGATGTTCCGCGGTTCTGCGGCCCTGGATCACAAGGTCCTGCGCGTGGCGCCGCGGGTCGCCGACACCGTGCTGCTGCTCACAGCGGTGGTGCTGATGGTGATGATCGCCCAGTACCCGTTCGTCGACGGCTGGCTCACCGTCAAGCTCCTCGGCCTGATCGCCTACATCGCCCTCGGGGTGGTGGCCCTGGGGCGGAGCCGTCCCCGGCCGATCCGCATGGCCGCCTTTGTCGGCGGCATCGTGGTGATCGGTTACCTGTACCTCTACAGCGTCACCCGCGAACCGCTGCTGATCGTCGGCCTGGGCTGA
- a CDS encoding TorF family putative porin encodes MKKPLPFLAAAGGLLLGLSANAQAEELGAGWSLSSNVAITSNYLLRGGSESDEDPAIQGGFDLDHASGFYIGTWGSSVVLGEDATEIDFYAGYAFEFAPGLSLDLGAVAYTYYPAGDSDDEELYAGIASSFGELDYDFYLYSNSEPDITGELNLAHPIGAGVSALGQLGFVEPDDDNGDYIYYAVGASYTYQTLDFSVMWTDTDESGSDDQFAVMVSRSF; translated from the coding sequence ATGAAGAAGCCTCTCCCGTTCCTCGCCGCCGCCGGCGGCCTGCTCCTCGGCCTCTCCGCCAACGCCCAGGCCGAAGAGCTCGGCGCCGGGTGGAGCCTGTCGTCCAACGTGGCGATCACCTCCAACTATCTTCTCCGCGGTGGGTCCGAAAGCGACGAGGATCCCGCCATCCAGGGCGGTTTCGATCTCGACCACGCTAGCGGGTTCTACATCGGGACTTGGGGTAGCAGTGTCGTCCTCGGGGAGGACGCAACGGAAATCGACTTTTATGCCGGGTATGCCTTTGAGTTCGCCCCTGGCCTCAGCCTGGATCTTGGCGCCGTGGCTTATACCTATTACCCAGCGGGGGACTCGGACGACGAGGAACTCTACGCCGGGATCGCTTCGTCATTCGGCGAACTAGACTACGATTTCTACCTCTACTCCAATAGCGAGCCCGACATCACCGGCGAGTTAAATCTGGCTCACCCCATCGGGGCCGGTGTATCGGCTTTGGGTCAGCTGGGCTTCGTGGAGCCCGATGACGACAATGGCGATTACATCTACTACGCCGTGGGGGCCAGCTACACCTATCAGACCCTGGACTTCAGTGTGATGTGGACAGATACGGATGAATCTGGGAGTGACGACCAGTTCGCAGTAATGGTTTCACGGTCCTTCTAA
- a CDS encoding YifB family Mg chelatase-like AAA ATPase has translation MALAVTRARAALGVAAPEVQVEVHLAPGLPAFSLVGLPQAEVREARDRVRSAIINSGLEFPVGRVTVNLAPADLPKGGGRFDLAIAVGVLAASGQAHGELESLEFIGELALGGQLREVGAILPAARAAREAGRRLIIPGGDAAEAALVHPGGTVAAQRLLAVLDHLDGREPLPPVGSPTGAQERSPGPDLADVRGQAGPRRALEVAAAGGHNLLLSGPPGTGKSMLAERLPGLLPPLPEDEALEAAAVRSVSGEGVDPASWRIPAFRAPHHSISPAALIGGGQPPRPGEVSLAHRGVLFLDEFPELPRNALEALREPLQARRVSIARSNARVTYPAAFQLVAAMNPCPCGYHGDPRGECRCTPDQVARYRDRITGPLLDRFDIAVEVPRLSARELTAAPAAEATEQVAERVARARERRRERSGRIAAELSGEVLHAACPLEPEAEATLERATEVIGLSPRGHHRLLRVARTIADLEGMDAIDARYVAEAVGLRRGLEQRGGVG, from the coding sequence ATGGCACTGGCGGTTACCCGGGCGCGGGCGGCGCTCGGTGTGGCGGCCCCCGAGGTCCAGGTGGAGGTCCACCTGGCGCCGGGGCTGCCTGCGTTCTCACTGGTCGGCCTGCCCCAGGCCGAGGTGCGCGAGGCCCGGGACCGGGTCCGCAGCGCCATCATCAACAGCGGCCTGGAGTTTCCCGTCGGCCGCGTCACGGTCAACCTGGCCCCGGCGGATCTGCCCAAGGGCGGCGGACGCTTCGATCTGGCCATCGCGGTCGGCGTGCTGGCGGCGTCGGGTCAGGCCCACGGCGAACTCGAATCGCTGGAGTTCATCGGCGAGCTGGCCCTGGGCGGCCAGCTCCGCGAAGTGGGCGCCATCCTCCCGGCGGCACGGGCCGCCCGCGAGGCCGGCCGGCGGCTGATCATCCCGGGCGGCGACGCCGCCGAGGCGGCATTGGTTCACCCCGGGGGCACGGTGGCCGCGCAGCGCCTGCTGGCGGTGCTGGACCACCTGGACGGCCGCGAGCCCCTGCCCCCGGTGGGGTCGCCGACCGGGGCGCAGGAACGCTCTCCAGGCCCCGATCTCGCCGACGTCCGCGGCCAGGCCGGCCCGCGCCGGGCGCTGGAGGTCGCCGCCGCGGGGGGGCACAACCTGCTGCTCAGCGGCCCGCCCGGTACCGGCAAGAGCATGCTCGCCGAACGCCTGCCCGGGCTGTTGCCGCCGCTCCCGGAAGACGAGGCCCTGGAGGCGGCGGCGGTGCGCTCGGTCAGTGGCGAGGGGGTGGATCCGGCCAGCTGGCGGATCCCGGCCTTCCGGGCCCCCCACCACAGCATCTCCCCGGCGGCGCTGATCGGTGGCGGGCAGCCGCCCCGCCCCGGCGAGGTCTCCCTGGCCCACCGCGGCGTGCTCTTCCTCGACGAGTTCCCCGAACTGCCCCGCAACGCCCTGGAGGCGCTGCGTGAGCCCCTGCAGGCGCGGCGGGTGAGCATCGCCCGCAGCAACGCCCGGGTCACCTACCCGGCGGCCTTCCAGCTGGTGGCGGCCATGAACCCCTGTCCCTGCGGCTACCACGGCGACCCCCGCGGCGAGTGCCGCTGCACCCCGGATCAGGTGGCGCGCTACCGCGACCGGATCACCGGGCCGCTGCTCGATCGCTTCGATATCGCCGTCGAGGTGCCGCGGCTCAGCGCCCGGGAGCTGACCGCCGCGCCGGCGGCTGAGGCCACCGAGCAGGTGGCCGAACGGGTGGCCCGGGCCCGGGAGCGGCGGCGGGAGCGCTCCGGGCGGATCGCCGCCGAGCTCAGCGGGGAGGTCCTGCACGCGGCCTGCCCCCTCGAGCCGGAGGCCGAGGCGACCCTGGAGCGGGCCACCGAGGTCATCGGCCTCTCGCCGCGGGGGCACCACCGCCTGCTGCGGGTGGCGCGGACGATCGCCGATCTGGAAGGCATGGATGCCATCGACGCCCGCTACGTGGCCGAGGCGGTGGGGTTGCGCCGGGGGCTCGAGCAGCGGGGCGGGGTGGGGTGA
- the ubiK gene encoding ubiquinone biosynthesis accessory factor UbiK produces MIDQKTIDELAQKLTASLPAGVREFHDEVEKNVRASLQSGFSRLDLVTREEFDAQAKVLARTRAQLEELNRRVAELEKDQGGSGGAGGSGS; encoded by the coding sequence ATGATCGATCAGAAAACCATCGACGAACTGGCGCAGAAGCTCACGGCGAGCCTGCCGGCCGGCGTGCGCGAGTTCCACGACGAGGTGGAGAAGAACGTGCGCGCCTCGCTGCAGTCGGGCTTCTCGCGGCTCGATCTGGTGACCCGCGAGGAGTTCGATGCCCAGGCCAAGGTCCTGGCGCGGACTCGGGCCCAGCTCGAGGAGCTCAACCGCCGCGTCGCCGAGCTGGAAAAGGACCAGGGTGGCTCGGGCGGCGCCGGCGGTAGCGGGAGCTGA